The genome window ACGGTCATGTTCGTCGGCACGAAGAAGCAGGCGCAGGAGGCCATCGCCGAGCAGGCCACCCGCGTCGGCATGCCGTACGTCAACCAGCGCTGGCTGGGTGGCATGCTCACCAACTTCTCGACCGTCTACAAGCGTCTGCAGCGCCTGAAGGAGCTGGAGCAGATCGACTTCGAGGACGTCGCGTCCTCCGGTCTGACCAAGAAGGAGCTCCTCGTCCTCTCCCGCGAGAAGGCCAAGCTGGAGAAGACCCTCGGCGGTATCCGCGAGATGCAGAAGGTGCCGAGCGCCGTCTGGATCGTGGACACCAAGAAGGAGCACATCGCGGTCGGTGAGGCCCGGAAGCTCAACATCCCGGTCGTCGCCATCCTCGACACCAACTGCGACCCCGACGAGGTCGACTACAAGATCCCGGGCAACGACGACGCGATCCGCTCCGTCACCCTGCTCACCCG of Streptomyces cynarae contains these proteins:
- the rpsB gene encoding 30S ribosomal protein S2 codes for the protein MAVVTMRELLESGVHFGHQTRRWNPKMKRFIFTERNGIYIIDLLQSLSYIDRAYEFVKETVAHGGTVMFVGTKKQAQEAIAEQATRVGMPYVNQRWLGGMLTNFSTVYKRLQRLKELEQIDFEDVASSGLTKKELLVLSREKAKLEKTLGGIREMQKVPSAVWIVDTKKEHIAVGEARKLNIPVVAILDTNCDPDEVDYKIPGNDDAIRSVTLLTRVIADAVAEGLIARSGVAAEGKGEKAAGEPLAEWERDLLEGEKKAEEAPAAEAEKPAEAPAAEAPAAEAPAAEGEQA